Genomic DNA from Hydrocarboniclastica marina:
AGCATCCATAGATAAACCTCCCGTACTATTTCTCTAGCATAACCGTTTCCACAAAAACGCAACCTTCTCAACGAAAAAACCGCCACAATGGGTGACGACAGCAGCTCATTCAGAAGTAGAAGAGATCCTCTCTATGGCAACGCTGCATTTTGGTTGGCTGTTCCTGAGGATATGCTCCGTACGCGCCAGTTACAGAAAGGGCAATCGTCGACAACAGTCTGGCGTGTCGTGAAATAAAAGTAGGTCTTACAGTCCGGGCATTCCCGCATAGAGGCTGAGTAATCGATGTCATTACTTCGAAGCGCTGCGGCCAGTGAATAAGCCTGTTGAATCGTGAACCGTTCGAACCCTTCAGCTGACAGATCGTAATCTATGGAGTTGCGGAAGATAGCGCCGATTTCTTTCAGGTAGATGGAATAGGCCTCGATGACGCTTTCAAGGTCAAGGTTGCGTTCGGCATTGGGATTGAGCGATCGGTAGATGTTCATGAGGATCGACGCTTGCAGATAGCCAGATCGGCTATTCACCAACCCATCAGCCATAGAACCAGGGCCAGGCTGGTCCTTGACCACTATGCCTTCTTCCTTGAGCTCTTTTTTTAGATTCCGGGCTTGGCTTTCACTGAGACCAGTTGCATCAGTAACGACGCTGGTCCTGAAACCCAAAAGATAGAGATACCGGGCGTAAATCCTAGATACGGCATCCTGGATGCCCCGAGTTTTGCGATTTTGCTTCATGTTGCCCCCCAACATTCAAACAAAACAAAAAGGGCAGCTGGCTACCAGCTGCCCCTTTGATTCAAGGCCTACTTAACTGCGTTAAGCCGTGTTTTATACTCGTTTGAGTATGCACTGGCGGTCAGATGGAGATTTGATCGGAGGCGGTTATCTGACTCGAGAGCAGCCTTGATCACTTGCTGGCTTGGGCTGAGGCTAAAAAGGAGCTTTTCGGACATCTGATGTATCACCCGGTTGAACCGGAAAGCAGGGACGTTTGCGATGTCCCTCGCCAATGTGGCAGAGACTCCGAAACGTCGAGCGGCTTCCTGCGGGTCGAGAGCACATGCACTGTGGAGCTGCCAAAGCAGTGCCGTTGTTATCTCGGCCATTGGGTCTTCGCTTACGTCGCTATGCACCCTTTGAACTTTTGCTTCGATACTGTCGAGGAGAGAAGCAAGACCTGATTCTTGGACGGTTGATTCATTGATGTTCATTGCACGCACCTAAAAGTTAAAAGTTACTCAAGAGGTTTAAGGTTTGTAGCCGGGATGGCACCCGTTTGTGCTACGAGGTTCTGGTGGACGGCCAAAACCCTTTTTCCAAATAACAAAGCCCTTTCTTGGTCACCCCATGAGTGATAGCGACCTATTCCCAGGGCAAGATTGTCAGTTGAGTCAATTGCTTCTTTGAGTACTTCAGCAGCGACGTTGAGATTGGTCTCGTAGTCGAGCAACTCATCTGGCGAGGTAACCTTTTTTGCTCGGGTCGCCTGCCAATAGACGTTGACCTGTGCAGGCCCAACGTCAATTCTGTCACCATATTTCAAAGAGAAGAGTTTCCAGGCGGCCCGGTACTCAGCCTCGTCTGAGGCGTAGATACGTGCATCCTTAGCTCTGATTACATAAGGCCAGGGGATAACGTTTCCGTCTCCGGTGGCTTTGCCCGACTCGACTAGAGTCAGAGCATATAAAAGGTAGGGATCGATCTCGGCATTAACTGCAGCACTTTCGTAGACAGTCCCCCCAAGACTGAGATACGGCTCAGCTTGCGCGACCGTATTCGCGAATAATGCCGTTAAAATGAATGTAAATCGAATCCAAGCACGACAATAAATTGACGATGTCACTAGCCTTCCTCTCGCAACATACCTAACTACATGAATAGAAAGTAATAATAAAATTGTAGTGAGTTGTAAAACTTAATTAAATCAAGACATAAGCTTTAGAAATAGCACTGTTTTACAACCATGTAGTGTCCCCTTCGTCGAACAAACCTGCCGCCAAACCGAGACGGTCGATCTCGCTTTTTGATGAGCGTTTATCGTCCAGTTTCTGCTCAGAATGCTGAGCAGAGCGAGGGCCAGGAGAAGGGCATTCACCTCTCATGGCAAGTAGGCCCAGGTTGGCCAGCAGCTTTAGCCTTTTTGCTTTACTTAGGTCCGAACTGTGGAGTTTAGACAGCAACTCCGGGTACGCATCAGAAAGGCGAATGTTGACTCTTCCATTCCAATCCGACTCAAGAGGTCCCGTCTGCTCTATGCCAAGCATGGGCATTTCAATGCCTGAGTTCTCAATCACCGCACCGACGCTTGCGAGCACTTTAAAGCGCTCGCCTTTGGAGTTTCCGTAACCCGCGAGGTGCGTGTGCAGCTCCTGAAAAGCTGGCCCCACAATCACATTGATTCGTTCGCTCATCGCGCACGACCTCTACTAAGCGGCTTGAAGGTTCTTAGCGGCGTATCCTTGAGCCGTGAGCCAGTAACCCTCGGCGATCGCCGTGACTGGGTTTTCGAAAGTGACGATATGTTTGCAGCCGGGGAATATCTCTTTCGCGGCCTCCTTATATAGATCGGCCCCGCCGCCTGTAAGGACCAGGATGTCTGCGACGTTGTCCTGCAGTGCCATATCGGTCTTCATGTCCGAGAGAGCTAACCGGGAGACCTCCGCCGCGGCCTTCTCCAAGAATGGTTTGAACTCGACAAAGGTTCCGTTGGCCAATATTTCGCTCTCCCCTTTTCTAAGGGCACTCTCGATACTCTTCTTCACGTTTGCGCCGGCACCGTACTCAGCACGAAGCATCTGAGCTGCCTGGTCGATGACCCGATACATTGCTCGAATAGAAGTTCCGGATGACTCGCGGATCAAACCACCATTTTTGAGAGTTACCCAATCTACAGAGAAGAAACCGGGATCGACCACGACGGTCTGGCCGACCTTGATCATCTTCGCCATGCTTGAGTTATCCGCATGCTCGTAAACCATTCTTACGAACGCAGCGCTTGGCTGCGGCCGAACAACAACCTTTTTCACAGTCACTGTGCGTTTGTTGCTGACTTTGTGTTCTCCCTCCATCTGTTGTGTGAGGGCACTGACGACGGCAGGGTCTTTGGCTTGAGAGACAGGCAGGCCTGTTACCAGCACATCTATGACGTCGCGCTCTGCCATCATCAATGCGGCCAGAAAAACTGCCCTGTACTGGTTCGTCTGGGCGTAGTCATAGTTCAGCTCACGCTGATCCTTCATTATTGAAGAAGGGTCAATGCATGCGAACCACTCTTCCCCGTCGATCTGTACCGGCATCCGGTCATCATCGAGATCATTGCCGGCGTCGATGCAATGAGCGACGGGAGCAGCCCCAACTGGGCGAACCAACGTAGTCGCCTCAAGGAAGCTCCCCCCTAGCTCACCCATTTTCAGTTTCAAACCGCTGTACCCGATATCGATTCCCATACCGTATGGCATATCTACCTCTCAAATGGTTTGTGTGGGAGACCATTTTATTTCTGGCACCCGGCCGGAATCGGAGAGTTAACGGCTAAAAACGATACTAACCCTTGCCACTGACGCCGTAGACACACCAAAAGGCGTCTCAAGCGAAGTGTGTCTACAGAAAAAGGGAGGAACAGCACCGACACAACGCCATACGGCGTCAGTGACCGCCCCAGGCTGTACGCCGGGTCAACAAAAGCACCAATAGGCGTCACAACCGCCATTTAATGTGGTTGGCCTGGCGAAGTCCCCTCCCCTCCTATTCGTCTCAAACGCTGGTTGAACTGATCCAGGACGTGTCAAAGGCGAGGCATGGAAAACACCTCCTGTACAAAGATCTTTGATCAAGGGCTGTATTTGGGTCCAGAGAGGAAACAGATTGTTCTGAACACTGGCTGAACAAAGATCTTTGTTCAAAGTGCGCCTCTTAGGCTAGACCCCGTAGTTAGCGTAGAAAAAACGCCGCGATTACAAAGATCGGTGTTCAAGGACTGTTTTAAACTTCGCGGCAGGATTGAGTCGTCCCGTGTACAGGGCGGAGGAAATACAAAGAGCTATATATGTGGAAAAGGTGTGTTTCAGATGGCTGGCTATGACGATAGATGGTTTGCGACCCAAGATCAGATACTCGAAGCGCAGGAAGAGCTGATCGCAGAGGAAGCACAAGACATGGTCGATAACTTCTGGAGCCAGATAAAGGCCCGGAAGAGTCAGAATCAAAGCGAGGGGCGGATTGGATGTCGGGTGGTCCACCGTAAGGGAGGAAAAATCCAGATTATTTGGTACGAAAAAAGGTGGAGCGGACCCAGTGGCGCCAAAAAGCTATTCAGTGTTGCGATAGCACGAGGCAAACGGAATAAATATCCTCGACAGAAATTCTCAAGGTTCACCAGCTGGGAGCAGGAACTGGCCGTTATGTTCGAAGAGGATTTTGCCCACCTTAGAGCCGCATCCGGTGCAATCAGTCAGCAACGCCAATCCATGAAAAAGATGATGATAGCTTTCAGGTCCCTGGGCTACACAGACGGAACACACTTTCTTGATGTGGAAGAAGAGGAAGAAATGGACGATGGATAGCCCGGGTGCAGAGAAATGATGCGTAACCCAAACCGAGGCACCTCCCGGATTTGGTGTAATATTACCAATACGGTTTGTGTTGGACGCACAAACCGCGCAATGGACTGGACATCCTTTGCGACTAAGAGCGCGGATAGCGCCACGCACGCACACACTTTGATGGGGTCAAGAGGCCCCTTTTTTAATCTTCCTGCCAGAACATTGCCCGTTCCTCCTAAAAAAAGCTGCCAACTCCCGGTTTAGCCGATCACAACATAAATACCCTATTTCACAAGCGCTTCGTTCTAAGAGAACACGGCGTCTCAAACTGTACGCAGTACCCAGCCATCGAAATCCTTACGGCAAAATGCTCAAACTCCCTGCTGCGCTCAAGAAAGCAGAGTCAGATTGTTATTGCCGAGCAGATGCCGAGGATTACCCAGGGCCTAAACGGCTTGATGTGACAAAGGAGGTGAGCATGCTTATCGAGGTGATCGGGGGATTGTCATTCATAGCGGCAGCATCACATGTTGCCGTAAAGGCGATAGACCGGAGAACGACACAAAAGGGAATTCAGACGGCCAGAGAGCTGGACCAACAGGAGCGAGTCTTCGGCACATTCGCTTCTTTCGTTAACGACATACCGCGGGAACTGGTTCCAGGACCCGTCTTTGAGTATGCATTACACCAACAAAGCCGCATCGCAGAAGCCATATCACGACAATCCCCGACACCCATGGTTTGGGAGGGGAACCTGAAGGATGCCCGAAAGCTAGAGCGGCACTACCGCAAAGGGAAAATGGCACCAGGACCGAACATCTCTGAACTATCAGATCGAGACAATGCGCGGCAGGTCCACGACACCTTGCTAAGGGTGTCCCGGGTAATAGCCAGTGCCGACACACAAGCTGCCGCTGACCTGGGGCTGCACTTGCAAGAGATGGTTCGCATAGCGCGTGTACGAGTACCTGCGGAATATCACTACCGCCGAGGCGTTAAGTCATCTTGTGACAATCTTCCCGGGGAAGCTTTGACCCACTACCGCCTTGCGCTGAGCTGTCTTACCGCATACCTAGAACAGGACAAGCCAGGCTGGTGGCACGACCTGAAAGACAGGGTTGAACAAAGCAGTGAGCGAGCGCGTTCTGTGCGGAGTAAACAGCCGTCCCGACTAGAGTCCGAGGTAGCGGCTCTGACTCACAAGAACAAAGCCAACCTCTACGATGAACCGCCAGCGCTCAAACTTACTGCCGAGGAGACCAGCTCATGAACGGGAATTGTTCCAACCGAGCAATCGTCATTGGCGAGATGGCCGAGGAAATTGGCGGTGCCCAGGCAATATCATACCTACCTGCTGGATATGACGGCGCCTGCAGCATAGTTGTAGGGCTGGATACTGAAAGAACAGTTGCCGTGATGCCAAATACGACCGAGGGCCGTCGTGTGGCGCTTTACGCGATTCGACCAGAAGGATACGCCACATCGGCTTACGTCTTCCCTTCAAGCGGTAGCGACGTGACACACCAGACCCTGGAGGACTGGATATGAGCAACCTGGCCTGCGTATACCTAAAGCGATGCTGTACCGCCATGGTTCACGGCTCTGATCTGGCAAAGACCAATCCCGGGGCGAAGTTCTCCTGAGCAATCCCCCTCCTGGTAACGTGCTCTTTCTCGCATTCCCTGCGTAGCTGCAGTCCCGGTGGCTGAAAGCCACTGATAACCCTTCTTGCGAATACCCCTCCCCATCATGGAATGATGGGGCCGATTCTTTACTCTTCCGTTGTATCAGTGATCGGTAACCCCCGGCCGGAGCACAAGCGTAGGACGCGCCCAGCGTTGCATTATTCCTGCCCCTGTTACTTTGTAGTTGCCGGCCGGGGTAGGCTTCTGATTCCCAGCCCATCAGGATTGTTCCGGCACCACTAACCGGGGATTAGCTGTGTCCAGCTCGATGCGTTCATTTTATGACTTTGCGCTTTCCAAGCAGCTTATCAGCGGCGTCCGGCCTCGGGCGGACATACAGCCTTCCCCCTGGGGAACCGGCTGTTTCCAGTCTCTGTTCTACCTCGAGTTCATGGACCAATCCGGCCGGACTAACCATAAGGACTGGCTCTACCTGGCGGCCTTCGTTGCTTCCCCCTCCTCCGAGCCCAGCTACAAACAGGCGATCGGCCATGGCCACAGTGTCGGCCAAGATTCGGCCGAGGCAGATCTTATGGCCGCCCTTAGGTTCGTCGAAAGCGGCGAGGCTCAGTGCATTTACGCTGATGCAGATATGCTTCCGATATCTGCTGAGCTGTACCCCAGACTCAATGAGATAACAGGGGCAACGTCGCCAGTAGAAGAAAGGGCAGCCATGCCGGGTGCTGTGCTCGACATAAGCGCCATGATTCTTGCTGAGCTCACTTCAGGACACGACTTCTGGCGCCGGGTCTGGACGCCGACCATTAAGGACGTGGTGATTCCCGGGGCAGGTTGGTACTTCTGATGCTCACGGGCCGGCGCTTACGGCGAGGCCCAGCCTTATCCGCACGTTTCTGCAGCTTTTTCTTAGAAAATATCTATCTCCAATAAATATTCAGGTCGGAAGAAATTTCGATCTGAAATCCACATTGATAACTTGGAGATAGAAAATGGAAATCAACCTCAATTACATACTCGACGGCTGTTATTGGACAGCTCTCATACTCACCATTGTCCTGCCCTTGGCCCTTCCCTGCTGTGTAGCTGCGATCCTTGCGGCCAACACCACTTGCCTTGCATCCGGATCGCTTCGACTCGGATTGCGGATATGGCAGGTCCGCTCACCGTCCTCTGCACTTCGCACTTCATGGCGGCGTTGGGCATGCGAACTGGTCCGGTTGATACTTGAGCCGTGAGTTAAGCTGGAGTTGAGCCGAGAAATCAGTCGTTCACCATCGAGTCCACAAACCTGACGTTGCCTATGAGATAGAATTGGGTGGATTGAGACGTTGGGGCCCTGAGGCGAGGTACCGGTGACTATTGATACAGTTTTGGTCTGGGGCGGGTTGATCATCGCCCTCCTCGATTCGACGGGCTACGGCGATGAGATTAACCACCTGGTCGATCGGATCGTTGGTGGTACCGTGCTGAGTATAAAAAACCGGGAGTTCCCGGTTACCGGGTGGCATCGAAACTTCCACACCTGGTTGATGGCCCAAACTCTGCTGCAGCAACACGAGAATGGAACCCGAAGAATGCCAGAGCGGTTTGCTGAAGCTCCTGAGATCAAAAAAGCACTGGGCGCACCGGGGAATAGCCCGCCGGATTCTCGAATCAGACCAGGACCACCTTCTGCCCGTGGCCATGAAGCAACTGGAGCGTGGCTATCAGCTTTGCACGTACCGACGTGATCAAGATGATCCATTGCAGTTGTGGATGTGCGGTACAGGAATGATTGAGGCAAACCTTGGAAAAGTGTTGCGCTGGGTGCTGACGCTACAGACCGGGCCAGAATTCAATATGGCTTTGTGCGACATCGTCTACCCGTCTCTCTCCTCCCTCTGCGAAGTGGAAGAATTCGAGAGCCCCGACGATAAACGGAACCAATTGCTCTTGTGGATCGCGCAGAGCCCCTTGCTGGATCCCGCCAATCCCCAGACAAAGCGTCTGATTCAAGCGTTGCGCGATATCGAACAGCCTTCCCATGCAGTGCAACTTGCCTATAAGTGTATTGATGCTTTGCCCGACAAAGATGAGGCCATCTTGG
This window encodes:
- a CDS encoding FlhC family transcriptional regulator encodes the protein MKQNRKTRGIQDAVSRIYARYLYLLGFRTSVVTDATGLSESQARNLKKELKEEGIVVKDQPGPGSMADGLVNSRSGYLQASILMNIYRSLNPNAERNLDLESVIEAYSIYLKEIGAIFRNSIDYDLSAEGFERFTIQQAYSLAAALRSNDIDYSASMRECPDCKTYFYFTTRQTVVDDCPFCNWRVRSISSGTANQNAALP
- a CDS encoding lytic transglycosylase domain-containing protein, producing MTSSIYCRAWIRFTFILTALFANTVAQAEPYLSLGGTVYESAAVNAEIDPYLLYALTLVESGKATGDGNVIPWPYVIRAKDARIYASDEAEYRAAWKLFSLKYGDRIDVGPAQVNVYWQATRAKKVTSPDELLDYETNLNVAAEVLKEAIDSTDNLALGIGRYHSWGDQERALLFGKRVLAVHQNLVAQTGAIPATNLKPLE
- a CDS encoding ParM/StbA family protein; amino-acid sequence: MPYGMGIDIGYSGLKLKMGELGGSFLEATTLVRPVGAAPVAHCIDAGNDLDDDRMPVQIDGEEWFACIDPSSIMKDQRELNYDYAQTNQYRAVFLAALMMAERDVIDVLVTGLPVSQAKDPAVVSALTQQMEGEHKVSNKRTVTVKKVVVRPQPSAAFVRMVYEHADNSSMAKMIKVGQTVVVDPGFFSVDWVTLKNGGLIRESSGTSIRAMYRVIDQAAQMLRAEYGAGANVKKSIESALRKGESEILANGTFVEFKPFLEKAAAEVSRLALSDMKTDMALQDNVADILVLTGGGADLYKEAAKEIFPGCKHIVTFENPVTAIAEGYWLTAQGYAAKNLQAA
- the mobI gene encoding conjugative transfer protein MobI(A/C) yields the protein MAGYDDRWFATQDQILEAQEELIAEEAQDMVDNFWSQIKARKSQNQSEGRIGCRVVHRKGGKIQIIWYEKRWSGPSGAKKLFSVAIARGKRNKYPRQKFSRFTSWEQELAVMFEEDFAHLRAASGAISQQRQSMKKMMIAFRSLGYTDGTHFLDVEEEEEMDDG